Sequence from the Deinococcus planocerae genome:
GCGTTGCCGCTGCGGGGCAGCTTGATCGTTTGAGACAGCGGTCCGTCCTGCACGTTCATCGCGCCGCGGTACAGACCCCCGCGCGGGCTGAGGGCGACCGCCGTGCCCGCCGCGCCGTTCACCTCCAGGTCGTACAGGACGCCGTAGTTGCCGAGCAGGCGCTGGGGCTGGCCGGTGAGCACGTCCACCCCGGTGACGGCGGGGTCGAGCTGCCCGTCCCCGATCACGATGCGGGCGGGGAGGGCGGTCAGGTTCACCCGCAGGGACCGCACCGCGTTCGGAAAGGTGCCGCGCTGGTGGCGCCCGTCGGGCTGGAGGTAGGGAAGCTGCTGGGCGACCTGCGCGGTGGGGGGCAGGCTCTCTTCGAGCATCAGGAAGGTGAGTTCCACCCGGCCCGAGGTGGTGAGGTCCTGGAGGAGATTCACGCCCGTGCCCGGCCCGAGGGTGGGGCTGGCGTACACCGGCACGCTGCCACCGGACGGGACGGTCAGGGTGCTCGCCCCCGCCCCCGCGAAGTAGTCGAGCAGGGTGACCTGCCCGAGCAGGCCCTCGATGCGGGTGGGGGCCGTCTCGCCCAGCCGCTCGGTGCGGACCTCGACCGCGCGGGGCTCCAGGTTGCGCGCGAGGACGTAGAGCCGCGCGGGCCGCCCGAGCGCGTTGAGGTGATAGGCGAGCAGCCGTGAGCGCCCCGCCACCGTGTCCTGGTACAGGATGCCGCTCTGGGTCGGCGCCTCCGGGCTGTCGCTGAAGAGGAGGGGGTAGCTCGGGCCGGAGACGGCCTGGACGGGCGCGGCGGGGTAGCTCAGCACCCCGGGGTCGGGGAAACGGTCGCCGGGTTCGGCGTACTTCAGGGCGTAGCTCAGCGGCGTGTCCAGGGGGGTGCCCTCCACCCGGATCGTGCGGGAGAAGGGCGGGCTCTGGAGGCCGCGGCTGTTCGCCACCTGGAGGGTGACGGTGTAGGTGCCCGGCTGGAAGTACACGTCCTGGCGCCCGCTCCACTTGCGGCTCACGATGTCGGCCCCGTCGGGGTCGAAGGGGTAGTCGGTGAAGATCACCCGCTCGCCGGGCGCGTAGACGCCCTTGTCGGTCGAGAAGCGGGCCTGCGGGGCGAGGGGATTGCCGCCCTCGCGCAGCGCCGTGAGGGTCAGGGTCCGGCCCCCCTCCTCGACGCTGAGGTTCGCCCCCAGCGCGTCCGCGAGGAGCCGCGCACTCACGTAGAGGGTGGTGCCCACGGTGGCGACGCTGCCCTCGGGCTGGCGGGCGCCCGCGAGGAAGGCGGCCCCCTGCGAGGGATCGACCGTCAGGCGTCCGACCTGCACCTGCCCCGCGCCGGTCCCGAGGGTCTGCCCGAGCAGGGCCGCCGTCTCGCGCAGCGGCAGCATGGCGCGGCCCCCGATCAACCGCGGCGGGGCGGCGAAGGTGGCGGCCTCCCCGTTCAGGAAGGCGGCGGGCTGGTCGGCGGTGACGGTGAGTTGCACGGCGCCCAGCGCGGCGGCGGACGTGGGCAGGCCCAGCGCGAGTGCGGTGAGCAGGGCGCGGGCCGGGGAGAGGGAGTGACGCTTCGGGGTGCGGGGGGCGGAGGGGGTGTGGAAAACGCGCACGGGCACCCGCGAAGTATGCGGGGTGAAGCTGACTCCGGTCTGGGCATTCCCGACCCTTTCTTGCCCCGGTCTACACCGGAACGGCCCTCGCCGGTCGCCGCGCCCGCCACCGAAAACGACGTCTGGCCCGCCGAAATCACCTTCCCCGCGTCGGCCACGCGGAGGCGACCCTCCAGAAGGTGAAGGAAAGGTGAGCACACCGGTCGGTCACTGTTCCCGCCCCCGCCGCGCGTGCCCCACCTCCGCCGCGACGAAGGCAGCGAGGTTCAGGGCGTACGTGCCCGCCAGCAGGGCCAGGAGCGCGGTGCGGACTGAGGGCTGGGCGGGGTCGAGGAATGTGGGGGGGCGGAGGGCACCCGTCAGGGGGGCGAGGCCCGCGAGCGCCACCCCCCACGCGAGCAGGAGCACGCCGCCCCAGGCCCCCTCCAGCAGGCCCGAGCCGGGCAGGAGCAGCGCGGCGAGGCGGTAGGGGCCCGGCCTCCCCATCCGCGCGGCCCCGGGCGGGCGGGGCAAGAGGAGCAGCAGCGCCAGGGCGAGCAGCCCCGCGAGGGCGGCGAGGAGCGCCCAGCCCAGCCGCGCGCTCTGCCCCGGTCCCGGCGCCAGCAGCGAGAGGGGACGGCGCAGGTCGCGCATCAGGGTCACGCTGAGGTCGCCGCCCAGGGCGCGGGCGAGGCTGCGGTCGTCGGGGTAGCACAGCCGCGGCTCGCCCGGGCGGTAGGTGCGCTGGAAGACGGTGCCCGGCGTGCCCGGCGGCAGGCCCAGGTTGTAGGCGGCGGCGGCGAGGTCGGGTCGGGCGGCGAAGGCGGCGCGGTAACCCTCGCGGGCCCCCGGCAGGTCGCCCCTCTCCTGCGCGATCACCCCCAGGTTGTTCAGGGCGCAGGCGTTGCCGGGCGCGCGGGCGAGGCGGGCGCGGGCCGCGGCGGCGTCGCCGTCGAGCTGCGCGGCGAGCCCCGTCAGGAGCGCCGTGTCGGGCACGGGGCGCAGGTCGAGGTCGTTCA
This genomic interval carries:
- a CDS encoding copper amine oxidase; the encoded protein is MLTALALGLPTSAAALGAVQLTVTADQPAAFLNGEAATFAAPPRLIGGRAMLPLRETAALLGQTLGTGAGQVQVGRLTVDPSQGAAFLAGARQPEGSVATVGTTLYVSARLLADALGANLSVEEGGRTLTLTALREGGNPLAPQARFSTDKGVYAPGERVIFTDYPFDPDGADIVSRKWSGRQDVYFQPGTYTVTLQVANSRGLQSPPFSRTIRVEGTPLDTPLSYALKYAEPGDRFPDPGVLSYPAAPVQAVSGPSYPLLFSDSPEAPTQSGILYQDTVAGRSRLLAYHLNALGRPARLYVLARNLEPRAVEVRTERLGETAPTRIEGLLGQVTLLDYFAGAGASTLTVPSGGSVPVYASPTLGPGTGVNLLQDLTTSGRVELTFLMLEESLPPTAQVAQQLPYLQPDGRHQRGTFPNAVRSLRVNLTALPARIVIGDGQLDPAVTGVDVLTGQPQRLLGNYGVLYDLEVNGAAGTAVALSPRGGLYRGAMNVQDGPLSQTIKLPRSGNALTPDQPVLLWRSQTDRLNIDFVPASGSNLPVSLIFYRTQRPPGFGGVLKTYQP